One window from the genome of Trabulsiella odontotermitis encodes:
- the dhaM gene encoding dihydroxyacetone kinase phosphoryl donor subunit DhaM — translation MVNLVIVSHSARLGEGVGELARQMLMNDGCKLAIAAGIDDPDSPIGTDPIKVMEAIESVADTDHVLVMMDIGSALLSAETALDLLDPAMAAKVRLCAAPLVEGTLAATVSAASGAGIDKVIADAMNALEAKRVQLGLPSHTPDAAAPTLADDGDAKSVSVIINNHNGLHVRPASKLVAALAGFNADLVLEKNGKCVTPDSLNQIALLQVRRHDKLRLLARGPDADAALAAFQALAADNFGESPEAQPTAEPAIPARVEGAAMLYPQAPIQPALPAAADIAREQQRLRQAIDQTLADLNALTELAEHKFNADIAAIFAGHHTLLDDEDLFDAANDRLLTEQCSAEWAWHQVLMELSQQYRQLDDAYLQARYIDVDDILQRTLRHLQGIKETLPFASEPTIIIADNIYPSTVLQLDASKVTGLCLRDGSEQAHGAIIARAAGIAWLCQQGEALNDIQPGEAITLDMRLQRLIRR, via the coding sequence ATGGTAAACCTGGTTATTGTTTCTCATAGCGCCCGGCTGGGCGAAGGTGTCGGAGAACTGGCCCGGCAGATGTTAATGAACGATGGCTGTAAGCTGGCGATCGCCGCCGGGATCGACGATCCCGACAGCCCGATCGGCACCGATCCGATTAAAGTCATGGAGGCGATCGAATCCGTCGCCGATACCGACCATGTTCTGGTGATGATGGATATCGGCAGCGCCCTGCTCAGCGCCGAAACCGCCCTCGATCTGCTCGATCCGGCGATGGCGGCAAAGGTGCGGCTGTGCGCCGCGCCGCTGGTCGAAGGGACGCTGGCGGCCACCGTCAGCGCCGCCTCCGGCGCCGGGATCGACAAAGTTATCGCCGATGCCATGAACGCCCTGGAAGCCAAGCGGGTTCAGCTGGGTTTACCTTCGCACACGCCTGACGCCGCCGCCCCAACGCTTGCTGACGACGGCGATGCTAAATCGGTTTCAGTCATTATTAACAATCACAACGGCCTGCACGTGCGTCCGGCATCAAAGCTGGTCGCCGCGCTGGCGGGTTTTAACGCCGACCTGGTGCTGGAGAAAAACGGCAAATGCGTCACCCCGGACAGTCTGAATCAAATCGCTCTGCTACAGGTGCGCCGCCACGATAAGCTGCGCCTGCTGGCCCGCGGTCCGGACGCCGATGCGGCGCTGGCGGCGTTTCAGGCGCTGGCCGCCGATAACTTCGGCGAGTCGCCGGAGGCGCAGCCGACAGCGGAACCCGCCATACCTGCGCGTGTTGAAGGCGCCGCGATGCTTTATCCGCAGGCGCCGATCCAACCGGCGCTCCCCGCCGCCGCCGACATCGCCCGCGAGCAGCAGCGCCTGCGCCAGGCGATCGACCAGACGCTGGCCGATCTCAATGCGCTCACCGAGCTGGCGGAACACAAATTTAACGCCGATATCGCGGCGATCTTCGCCGGTCATCACACCTTGCTCGACGATGAAGATCTGTTTGATGCCGCCAACGATCGCCTGCTCACCGAACAGTGCTCGGCGGAATGGGCGTGGCATCAAGTGCTGATGGAGCTCAGCCAGCAGTATCGTCAGCTGGATGACGCCTATCTGCAGGCCCGTTATATCGATGTCGACGATATTCTGCAGCGCACGCTGCGCCATCTGCAGGGTATTAAGGAGACGCTGCCATTCGCCAGTGAGCCGACGATTATTATCGCCGACAATATTTATCCCTCGACTGTACTCCAACTGGATGCCAGCAAGGTCACCGGCCTGTGCCTGCGCGACGGCAGCGAACAGGCCCACGGCGCGATTATCGCCCGCGCGGCGGGGATCGCCTGGCTATGCCAGCAGGGCGAAGCGCTGAATGATATTCAGCCTGGCGAAGCCATCACGCTCGATATGCGTCTGCAACGTCTTATTCGTCGCTAA
- the dhaL gene encoding dihydroxyacetone kinase subunit DhaL gives MSLNRTQIVDWLYRCGDIFTKQSDFLTGLDKEIGDADHGLNMHRGFSKVVEKLPSIADKDIGFILKNTGMTLLSNVGGASGPLFGTFFIRAAQVTQAHQSLTLDELYQMIREGADGVVNRGKAEPGDKTMCDVWLPVVESLRHSSEQHLSIPAALDAACEVAERAAHATITMQARKGRASYLGERSIGHQDPGATSVLFMVQMLAAAAKE, from the coding sequence ATGTCACTGAACAGAACGCAAATCGTCGACTGGCTGTACCGCTGTGGCGACATTTTCACCAAACAGAGCGATTTTCTCACCGGCCTTGATAAAGAGATCGGCGACGCCGACCACGGCCTCAATATGCATCGCGGCTTCAGCAAAGTGGTCGAAAAGCTGCCGTCGATCGCCGATAAAGACATCGGTTTTATTCTCAAGAATACCGGGATGACGCTGCTTTCCAACGTCGGCGGCGCCAGCGGCCCGCTGTTCGGCACCTTCTTTATCCGCGCCGCCCAGGTCACCCAGGCGCATCAGAGCCTGACCCTCGACGAGCTTTATCAGATGATCCGCGAAGGCGCGGACGGCGTCGTCAACCGTGGTAAAGCGGAGCCGGGCGATAAGACGATGTGCGACGTCTGGCTGCCGGTGGTGGAATCCCTGCGTCATTCCAGCGAGCAACATCTGTCTATCCCTGCCGCGCTGGATGCCGCCTGCGAAGTGGCCGAGCGCGCCGCCCACGCCACCATCACCATGCAGGCGCGTAAAGGCCGCGCCAGCTATCTCGGCGAGCGCAGCATCGGGCATCAGGATCCCGGCGCGACCTCGGTGCTGTTTATGGTTCAGATGCTGGCTGCCGCCGCCAAAGAGTAA